One stretch of Chaetodon auriga isolate fChaAug3 chromosome 18, fChaAug3.hap1, whole genome shotgun sequence DNA includes these proteins:
- the LOC143336777 gene encoding protein FAM177A1-like isoform X2: MADISLYLTNVNVSIGQTMDVAQSPNPGKDFESVELGELDKRGEQQREKAPRRIIHFSSGETMEEYSTDEEEGEDKEPERKDLLSSPVDASKLTWGPYFWFHMWRAATSTISACDYLGERMASLFGITSAKYQYAIDEYYRMKKEREEEKEENRLSEEAERSFEQIQSREDEDEAITIMGQAEVSATHPDVTYQIEDENRAPSSTIVVPAIVTAT; the protein is encoded by the exons ATGGCTGATATTTCACTGTACCTCACTAACGTTAACGTGTCGATAGGACAGACCATGGATGTGGCGCAG AGCCCCAACCCGGGTAAAGACTTTGAGAGTGTGGAGCTGGGGGAGCTGGACAAGAgaggggagcagcagagggagaaggCGCCTCGCAGGATCATCCATTTCTCCAGCGGGGAGACCATGGAGGAGTACAGCACCgacgaagaggagggagaggacaagGAGCCAGAGAGGAAAGACCTGCTGTCCTCCCCGGTCGATGCG TCAAAGCTGACCTGGGGTCCGTACTTCTGGTTTCACATGTGGAGAGCCGCCACATCCACCATCTCAG CCTGCGACTACCTTGGGGAGAGGATGGCCTCCCTCTTTGGGATAACATCAGCCAAATATCAGTACGCAATTGACGAATACTACAGGATGAAGAAAGAG agggaggaagagaaagaggaaaaccGCCTGTCAGAAGAAGCGGAACGATCCTTTGAACAGATACAGTCTCGGGAAGATGAAGACGAAGCGATCACCATAATGGGCCAGGCGGAGGTGTCCGCCACTCACCCTGACGTGACCTATCAGATTGAGGATGAAAATCGGGCACCTTCCAGCACCATCGTGGTCCCTGCGATCGTGACGGCGACCTAA
- the LOC143336777 gene encoding protein FAM177A1-like isoform X1 has product MADISLYLTNVNVSIGQTMDVAQSPNPGKDFESVELGELDKRGEQQREKAPRRIIHFSSGETMEEYSTDEEEGEDKEPERKDLLSSPVDAVRSKLTWGPYFWFHMWRAATSTISACDYLGERMASLFGITSAKYQYAIDEYYRMKKEREEEKEENRLSEEAERSFEQIQSREDEDEAITIMGQAEVSATHPDVTYQIEDENRAPSSTIVVPAIVTAT; this is encoded by the exons ATGGCTGATATTTCACTGTACCTCACTAACGTTAACGTGTCGATAGGACAGACCATGGATGTGGCGCAG AGCCCCAACCCGGGTAAAGACTTTGAGAGTGTGGAGCTGGGGGAGCTGGACAAGAgaggggagcagcagagggagaaggCGCCTCGCAGGATCATCCATTTCTCCAGCGGGGAGACCATGGAGGAGTACAGCACCgacgaagaggagggagaggacaagGAGCCAGAGAGGAAAGACCTGCTGTCCTCCCCGGTCGATGCGGTGAGG TCAAAGCTGACCTGGGGTCCGTACTTCTGGTTTCACATGTGGAGAGCCGCCACATCCACCATCTCAG CCTGCGACTACCTTGGGGAGAGGATGGCCTCCCTCTTTGGGATAACATCAGCCAAATATCAGTACGCAATTGACGAATACTACAGGATGAAGAAAGAG agggaggaagagaaagaggaaaaccGCCTGTCAGAAGAAGCGGAACGATCCTTTGAACAGATACAGTCTCGGGAAGATGAAGACGAAGCGATCACCATAATGGGCCAGGCGGAGGTGTCCGCCACTCACCCTGACGTGACCTATCAGATTGAGGATGAAAATCGGGCACCTTCCAGCACCATCGTGGTCCCTGCGATCGTGACGGCGACCTAA